In Trichoderma asperellum chromosome 1, complete sequence, a single window of DNA contains:
- a CDS encoding uncharacterized protein (EggNog:ENOG41): MATYEFPEFDQLPSVPGQPQGCLWGFFDRGTEKDELGTINLLNAETVKQAALEIQTGRHVQLDWPMNNVEFPGFGRIPLEHNVKQMEKEGFIGLDDEIKINTQTSSQWDSLKHASPFMALFV, encoded by the exons ATGGCCACATACGAGTTTCCCGAATTCGACCAATTGCCGTCTGTGCCGGGCCAGCCTCAGGGCTGTCTGTGGGGGTTCTTTGACCGAGGAACCGAAAAGGATGAGCTTGGAA CCATCAACCTTTTGAACGCTGAGACTGTCAAGCAGGCTGCGCTTGAGATTCAGACCGGGCGGCATGTCCAGCTTGACTGGCCCATGAACAATGTCGAGTTTCCGGGCTTTGGTCGCATTCCTCTTGAGCATAATGTGAAGCAGATGGAAAAGGAGGGCTTCATTGGGCTGGATGACGAGATCAAGATTAACACCCAGACGAGCTCGCAGTGGGACAGCCTGAAGCATGCAAGTCCTTTCATGGCCCTATTTGTATGA
- a CDS encoding uncharacterized protein (EggNog:ENOG41~TransMembrane:11 (o34-54i66-84o90-110i122-147o159-176i248-266o286-305i312-336o348-371i383-401o413-432i)), with translation MISPAVYRVLIVGFVALGSMTYGYCSSIIATTLGQPSFIAYFGLDTRSNATQLIGAINGLFQAGGLVGCLSCVKSADVLGRKRAIFLTALVALIGGALQAGSVNIAMYLVFRFVTGLGIGSIVVLIPLYQSEIAPPRIRGLLVGIHGIMICIGYSVASWVGLAFYFVNASGAQWRLPLAIQCFPPLILAIGIPFLPESPRWLLNQDRPEEALKAFEAVRAESDDSMLNDRTAILEEFNMLKGLIQHEKMTKHRFVDLFTSPGMRKRCFLGFLVMFGCQGTGTLVINNYGPTLYKALGFTTVSQLLIQSGWVSVCPFGNAINSVLVDRVGRIRLLVIGFAGVVTALIGECISVSVFQRTQSRGVAGAAVFFLFWHMICFSSTCDATSYIYASEIFPTPLRAKGLAVSVSGLFVATIIFLQVAPTAFAAIGWKYYLVFLCLTAVIGVIIYFYYPETNQLSLEQIGELFGDKVERANTDEKTDETRSTTVEDVSDTV, from the exons atgatttcGCCTGCCGTGTATCGGGTGCTG ATCGTGGGCTTCGTTGCCCTCGGCAGCATGACCTATGGCTACTGCTCCAGCATCATCGCCACCACGCTGGGCCAGCCGTCCTTCATCGCCTACTTTGGCCTTGATACGCGGTCCAACGCCACGCAGCTGATAGGCGCCATCAACGGACTCTTCCAGGCCGGCGGCCTTGTTGGCTGCCTGTCGTGCGTCAAATCCGCAGACGTGCTTGGGCGAAAGCGCGCCATCTTCCTCACGGCTCTTGTTGCGCTCATTGGAGGGGCGCTGCAGGCCGGAAGCGTCAACATCGCCATGTATCTCGTCTTTCGATTCGTCACTGGTCTGGGAATAG GCTCCATCGTCGTGCTCATCCCGCTCTACCAGTCCGAAATCGCCCCCCCTCGCATCCGCGGCCTCCTCGTCGGCATCCACGGAATCATGATCTGCATCGGCTACTCCGTCGCCAGCTGGGTCGGCCTCGCATTCTACTTTGTCAACGCCTCCGGCGCTCAATGGCGTCTGCCGCTGGCCATCCAGTGCTTCCCGCCCCTGATTCTCGCCATCGGCATCCCGTTTCTTCCAGAGTCGCCTCGATGGCTTCTCAACCAGGATCGTCCCGAGGAGGCTCTCAAGGCGTTTGAAGCGGTGCGAGCAGAGTCTGATGATTCGATGCTCAACGACAGGACGGCTATTCTCGAGGAGTTCAACATGCTCAAGGGTCTTATCCAGCACGAGAAGATGACCAAACATCGCTTTGTCGATCTCTTTACTTCGCCGGGCATGCGCAAGAGATGTTTTCTTGGATTTCTCGTCATGTTTGGCTGCCAGGGAACCGGAACACTGGTGATTAACA ACTATGGCCCAACGCTGTACAAAGCTCTCGGCTTCACAACCGTCAGCCAGCTCCTGATCCAAAGCGGCTGGGTCAGCGTCTGCCCCTTTGGAAACGCCATCAACTCCGTCCTTGTTGATCGCGTCGGCCGAATTCGTCTCCTGGTCATCGGTTTCGCCGGCGTCGTCACGGCTCTCATCGGCGAATGCATTTCCGTCAGTGTCTTTCAGCGCACACAGTCCCGTGGCGTGGCCGGAGCAGcagtcttcttcctcttctggcACATGATTTGCTTCTCTTCAACATGTGATGCCACGTCCTATATCTATGCGTCCGAGATCTTTCCAACTCCTCTGCGCGCAAAGGGCCTTGCCGTGTCTGTTTCAGGACTCTTTGTTGCAACCATTATCTTCCTCCAAGTTGCACCGACTGCTTTTGCAGCCATTGGATGGAAGTACTATCTGGTCTTCCTTTGCCTCACCGCTGTGATTGGGGTCAtcatatacttttattatccCGAA ACAAACCAACTTTCTCTTGAACAAATCGGCGAACTATTTGGGGACAAGGTTGAAAGGGCAAACACAGACGAAAAGACAGACGAAACTAGAAGCACCACTGTTGAGGACGTTTCTGACACAGTTTGA
- a CDS encoding uncharacterized protein (EggNog:ENOG41~TransMembrane:12 (i7-33o53-73i85-103o109-129i141-166o178-195i267-285o305-324i331-355o367-390i402-420o432-451i)): MTYGYCSSIIATTLGQPSFIAYFGLDTRSNATQLIGAINGLFQAGGLVGCLSCVKSADVLGRKRAIFLTALVALIGGALQAGSVNIAMYLVFRFVTGLGIGSIVVLIPLYQSEIAPPRIRGLLVGIHGIMICIGYSVASWVGLAFYFVNASGAQWRLPLAIQCFPPLILAIGIPFLPESPRWLLNQDRPEEALKAFEAVRAESDDSMLNDRTAILEEFNMLKGLIQHEKMTKHRFVDLFTSPGMRKRCFLGFLVMFGCQGTGTLVINNYGPTLYKALGFTTVSQLLIQSGWVSVCPFGNAINSVLVDRVGRIRLLVIGFAGVVTALIGECISVSVFQRTQSRGVAGAAVFFLFWHMICFSSTCDATSYIYASEIFPTPLRAKGLAVSVSGLFVATIIFLQVAPTAFAAIGWKYYLVFLCLTAVIGVIIYFYYPETNQLSLEQIGELFGDKVERANTDEKTDETRSTTVEDVSDTV; this comes from the exons ATGACCTATGGCTACTGCTCCAGCATCATCGCCACCACGCTGGGCCAGCCGTCCTTCATCGCCTACTTTGGCCTTGATACGCGGTCCAACGCCACGCAGCTGATAGGCGCCATCAACGGACTCTTCCAGGCCGGCGGCCTTGTTGGCTGCCTGTCGTGCGTCAAATCCGCAGACGTGCTTGGGCGAAAGCGCGCCATCTTCCTCACGGCTCTTGTTGCGCTCATTGGAGGGGCGCTGCAGGCCGGAAGCGTCAACATCGCCATGTATCTCGTCTTTCGATTCGTCACTGGTCTGGGAATAG GCTCCATCGTCGTGCTCATCCCGCTCTACCAGTCCGAAATCGCCCCCCCTCGCATCCGCGGCCTCCTCGTCGGCATCCACGGAATCATGATCTGCATCGGCTACTCCGTCGCCAGCTGGGTCGGCCTCGCATTCTACTTTGTCAACGCCTCCGGCGCTCAATGGCGTCTGCCGCTGGCCATCCAGTGCTTCCCGCCCCTGATTCTCGCCATCGGCATCCCGTTTCTTCCAGAGTCGCCTCGATGGCTTCTCAACCAGGATCGTCCCGAGGAGGCTCTCAAGGCGTTTGAAGCGGTGCGAGCAGAGTCTGATGATTCGATGCTCAACGACAGGACGGCTATTCTCGAGGAGTTCAACATGCTCAAGGGTCTTATCCAGCACGAGAAGATGACCAAACATCGCTTTGTCGATCTCTTTACTTCGCCGGGCATGCGCAAGAGATGTTTTCTTGGATTTCTCGTCATGTTTGGCTGCCAGGGAACCGGAACACTGGTGATTAACA ACTATGGCCCAACGCTGTACAAAGCTCTCGGCTTCACAACCGTCAGCCAGCTCCTGATCCAAAGCGGCTGGGTCAGCGTCTGCCCCTTTGGAAACGCCATCAACTCCGTCCTTGTTGATCGCGTCGGCCGAATTCGTCTCCTGGTCATCGGTTTCGCCGGCGTCGTCACGGCTCTCATCGGCGAATGCATTTCCGTCAGTGTCTTTCAGCGCACACAGTCCCGTGGCGTGGCCGGAGCAGcagtcttcttcctcttctggcACATGATTTGCTTCTCTTCAACATGTGATGCCACGTCCTATATCTATGCGTCCGAGATCTTTCCAACTCCTCTGCGCGCAAAGGGCCTTGCCGTGTCTGTTTCAGGACTCTTTGTTGCAACCATTATCTTCCTCCAAGTTGCACCGACTGCTTTTGCAGCCATTGGATGGAAGTACTATCTGGTCTTCCTTTGCCTCACCGCTGTGATTGGGGTCAtcatatacttttattatccCGAA ACAAACCAACTTTCTCTTGAACAAATCGGCGAACTATTTGGGGACAAGGTTGAAAGGGCAAACACAGACGAAAAGACAGACGAAACTAGAAGCACCACTGTTGAGGACGTTTCTGACACAGTTTGA
- a CDS encoding uncharacterized protein (EggNog:ENOG41) yields MAPEQLDREETRRLLDTITSLDDLCVLFVNTPQIIVVGDQGCGKSSVLEAISRVHLPIGDGVCTRFPIELVLRRAPRERTYLEILFDTKSLDVGGRSFSRTREPFSQTGFPRSELPAIINRAKEHMGLEDGKTTGFSRDVLLVEIEGPDVPSVTLVDLPGVFHPGFSSQLRDWKPVVDDLVDSYMRRPDSIILTVVSADVPLSAHAVLNRAARFDPDGERTIGVITKPDLCPSANIEDQYLRLARGLETNHHLPLGWHVLRNRGPKQPEVDFDERDSDEDLFLTTGTGKWWRLPSSRIGVDSLRKNVAETLLRHIKSKLPDLIEEVEYELQTRQARLKAIGASRTNTNEMREYLLRVSATFHRLAEHAVEGRYNDPFFASATVQETSKIKFRKLRALLRNLNRAFDLTMKRKGARYKIEWEQDQQQTGSGVSAEEQLASYMAEAEAPDYLQPFLELYDFPDPTPKSEATVNSRIERIASGSQGVEFPGLPNSDLIMQLFRDLSEPWRRIAERHVDIVVERTRLFVYHLFDYILEDDKRTRDAILAEYVDPTFETTTETLKSKLDEILRPYTSGHGLPLDLEFRTGLSKRKLTRIATQIADLLKENQNSVTYNTTSYRLLKYEDVRNIVVEANGMTLSSDFGTDVVIDMMLTHYEASLKTFTDNVIHLVIENCLVSDLPDIFSTKIVTQMSDDILRSVAEESGKTKEERIELADDIVKLTLGLQECRRSRPRNFSEPAETFPELTSPTRAPTTPPNPFPSRAIKKTKYRVKLPPFTEYAKTTLSESPFAQVAQTSVDFTTLLKQDPTSSSSGSEEKKASGSNSVPGTGSTTTTADVKPVFGSQSPPKPAVGPVSGSTTASVAPVTAFGSAATSSQAPVPKPPLFGAATTTSQTPAPKTSIFGTTTASSQDTVPTTSLFAAAIATTSKASVPAQSLFGTNTASSSPTPAPKSTLFGAATTTSQTSAPKPSLFSTTAASSQTPAPKPSPLFGASTATTSQTSAPKTSLFSTTTASSLTPSPKPSPLFGASTATTSQTSAPKPSPLFGAATTSSQSPAPKPSLFSAATTTSQASAPKPSLFAGVTTSSQAPAPKPSLFGAATTASQDPVPKPSLFGAAKISSQDTAYIPSLFGSKADSSAPAPKTSLFGAATTSLQSPAPKPSLFAGVTTSSQAPAAKPSLFGTTTTSTTTTTTTTTKTTETTSETTSESSNSTPSKTPSNDGLVGSAAAPPPQSSLFGTAKSSSSSNEKT; encoded by the exons ATGGCTCCCGAGCAGCTGGACCGCGAAGAGACGAGACGCCTCTTGGACACCATCACGAGCCTCGACGACCTGTGCGTCCTCTTTGTCAACACGCCCCAAATCATCGTCGTTGGAGACCAGGGCTGCGGCAAAAGCTCCGTCCTCGAGGCCATCTCGCGCGTCCACCTGCCCATCGGCGATGGCGTCTGCACGCGGTTTCCCATCGAGCTGGTGCTGCGGAGAGCGCCGAGAGAGCGCACCTACTTGGAGATCTTGTTCGACACCAAATCGCTGGATGTCGGTGGCAGAAGCTTTTCGCGGACTCGCGAGCCATTCAGCCAGACCGGCTTTCCCCGGAGCGAGCTGCcggccatcatcaacaggGCAAAGGAGCACATGGGCCTCGAGGATGGAAAGACGACCGGCTTCTCCAGAGACGTGCTGCTCGTGGAAATCGAAGGCCCAGACGTGCCTTCAGTGACGCTGGTCGACTTGCCCGGCGTCTTCCACCCCGGCTTCTCATCGCAGCTCCGTGACTGGAAGCCGGTTGTCGACGACTTGGTCGACAGCTACATGAGGCGGCCAGACAGCATCATCCTCACTGTTGTATCAGCAGACGTCCCTCTATCCGCACACGCCGTCTTGAACAGGGCTGCCAGATTCGACCCAGACGGAGAGCGCACCATTGGAGTCATCACCAAGCCTGATCTTTGCCCAAGCGCGAATATAGAAGATCAATACCTCAGGCTTGCGAGGGGACTGGAAACCAACCACCACCTGCCGCTGGGTTGGCATGTTTTGCGAAATCGTGGGCCCAAGCAGCCAGAAGTTGACTTTGACGAGAGAGACTCTGACGAAGATCTTTTTCTCACAACAGGGACGGGGAAGTGGTGGAGGCTTCCTTCAAGCAGAATAGGCGTCGACAGCCTCCGAAAGAATGTGGCGGAAACTCTTCTCAGGCACATCAAAAGCAAACTGCCAGATCTCATCGAAGAAGTCGAGTACGAGCTACAGACTCGCCAGGCGCGCCTCAAAGCCATAGGAGCCTCCAGGACAAACACCAACGAAATGCGAGAGTACTTGCTCCGCGTATCGGCAACCTTCCACAGACTGGCAGAGCATGCCGTCGAGGGACGATACAACGATCCATTCTTTGCCAGTGCAACCGTCCAGGAGACGAGCAAGATCAAGTTCAGGAAACTGAGGGCCCTGCTTCGAAACTTGAATCGAGCCTTTGATCTCACCATGAAGCGCAAAGGGGCCAGGTACAAAATCGAGTGGGAGCAAGATCAACAGCAAACCGGCAGCGGCGTGAGCGCAGAAGAGCAACTTGCCAGTTACATggccgaggctgaggctcCAGACTATCTCCAGCCTTTCCTCGAGTTGTACGACTTCCCAGACCCGACGCCAAAGTCCGAGGCCACGGTCAACTCCAGAATCGAGCGAATAGCGTCGGGCAGCCAAGGCGTTGAATTTCCCGGGCTGCCAAATAGCGATCTCATTATGCAGCTTTTCCGTGATCTATCCGAGCCGTGGCGGCGTATTGCCGAACGCCATGTCGACATTGTTGTCGAGAGAACAAGGCTATTTGTCTACCACTTGTTTGACTACATCTTGGAAGACGACAAGAGAACTCGAGACGCAATCCTGGCCGAATACGTCGACCCTACTTTTGAAACCACTACTGAGACGCTGAAGAGCAAACTGGACGAGATTTTGCGTCCCTACACCTCAGGGCACGGCCTTCCGCTTGATTTGGAGTTTCGAACGGGGCTCTCGAAGCGCAAGCTTACCCGTATCGCAACTCAGATTGCTGATCTCCTGAAGGAGAATCAGAACTCTGTTACATACAACACGACGTCGTATAGGCTCTTGAAGTATGAAGATGTTCGCAATATTGTGGTTGAAGCGAATGGCATGACTCTAAGCAGCGACTTTGGGACGGATGTCGTTATTGACATGATGTTGACGCATTACGAG GCGAGCCTGAAAACATTCACAGACAACGTCATCCACCTCGTCATCGAAAACTGCCTTGTTTCCGACCTGCCCGACATCTTCTCCACAAAAATTGTAACGCAAATGAGCGACGACATACTAAGAAGCGTTGCTGAAGAGTCTGGCAAAACGAAGGAGGAGCGGATCGAGCTGGCGGATGATATTGTCAAGCTGACACTCGGACTGCAAGAGTGCCGCCGCTCAAGGCCGAGAAACTTTTCAG AACCGGCAGAAACCTTTCCTGAGCTCACATCTCCAACGCGAGCTCCCACAACGCCACCGAATCCATTCCCAAGTAGAGCCATCAAAAAGACCAAATATCGAGTGAAGCTACCCCCCTTTACGGAATATGCAAAGACTACACTGTCAGAGTCGCCGTTTGCCCAAGTCGCCCAGACGAGTGTCGATTTCACAACGCTCCTGAAGCAAGATccaacttcttcctcttctggcagcgaagagaagaaggcttcTGGCAGCAACTCGGTTCCTGGTACCGGTTCTACTACTACAACTGCAGATGTGAAGCCTGTGTTTGGTTCTCAGAGTCCTCCAAAGCCGGCTGTTGGTCCTGTATCCGGATCTACTACGGCATCTGTCGCTCCCGTTACGGCATTTGGCTCGGCGGCAACATCTTCGCAGGCTCCCGTCCCTAAGCCGCCCCTGTTTGGCGCCGCCACGACAACTTCGCAGACTCCTGCCCCTAAAACATCAATTTTTGGTACGACTACAGCATCTTCGCAGGACACTGTTCCTACAACGTCCCTTTTTGCTGCAGCAATAGCAACGACTTCTAAAGCTTCTGTTCCTGCACAATCTCTTTTTGGTACCAATACAGCGTCCTCTTCACCGACTCCTGCTCCCAAATCGACACTATTTGGtgcggcaacaacaacttcTCAAACTTCTGCTCCTAAACCATCTCTTTTTAGTACAACTGCTGCATCTTCACAGACTCCAGCTCCTAAACCGTCCCCCCTATTTGGTGCATCCACAGCAACAACTTCTCAGACTTCTGCTCCTAAAACATCCCTGTTTAGCACAACTACAGCATCTTCACTGACACCTTCTCCTAAACCATCTCCCCTATTTGGTGCATCCACAGCAACAACTTCTCAGACTTCTGCTCCTAAACCATCCCCGCTATTTGGCGCGGCCACGACTTCTTCGCAGTCCCCTGCTCCTAAGCCGTCTCTGTTTAGTGCAGCCACAACAACTTCTCAAGCCTCTGCTCCTAAGCCGTCCCTGTTTGCTGGAGTAACAACATCTTCACAGGCTCCTGCTCCCAAACCATCCCTTTTTGGTGCAGCCACAACCGCTTCGCAGGATCCTGTTCCTAAGCCGTCTCTTTTTGGTGCAGCCAAGATATCTTCACAAGATACTGCTTATATACCATCCCTTTTTGGCTCAAAGGCTGATTCATCAGCTCCTGCTCCTAAAACGTCTCTTTTTGGAGCAGCTACAACGTCTTTGCAATCTCCCGCTCCTAAGCCGTCCCTGTTTGCTGGAGTAACAACATCTTCACAGGCTCCGGCTGCCAAGCCGTCCCTGTTTGGCACAACCACAACATCGACGACGACTACGACTACGACAACAACAAAGACGACAGAAACGACTTCAGAAACGACGTCGGAATCATCGAATTCTACGCCGTCCAAGACACCGTCGAATGATGGCTTGGTTGGATCGGCTGCTGCACCGCCGCCTCAGTCATCGCTATTTGGCACTGCcaaatcttcgtcgtcttcaaaTGAGAAAACTTAG
- a CDS encoding uncharacterized protein (EggNog:ENOG41): MHIPDVQKLATASLALASATLSGDTIIKGSVLDFAVEKCIDKDGNARCSKPFPVKADGCYKLEWSTDGALSHTTVEVRDVGSGEIVYYRDTNGEWKPKKNELVYLDFKPKIMGQGNKTVDYEVKSCDKDDEL; the protein is encoded by the exons atgcATATTCCCGACGTTCAGAAGCTTGCTACTGCAAGCCTGGCCCTTGCTAGCGCCACACTAA GCGGTgacaccatcatcaaggGTAGCGTGCTCGACTTTGCCGTGGAGAAATGCATCGACAAAGACGGAAACGCCCGGTGCTCCAAGCCCTTTCCCGTAAAGGCCGATGGCTGCTACAAGCTTGAGTGGTCGACCGATGGCGCTCTGTCGCACACCACGGTCGAGGTTCGAGATGTGGGCAGCGGCGAGATTGTGTACTACCGCGACACCAATGGCGAGtggaagcccaagaagaacgAGCTGGTGTATCTCGACTTTAAGCCCAAGATTATGGGGCAGGGAAACAAGACTGTCGACTACGAAGTAAAGAGCTGCGACAAGGATGATGAGCTATAA
- a CDS encoding uncharacterized protein (EggNog:ENOG41) has protein sequence MSQTVPKIVTRALGKNGPQVSRLGLGLMGLSGHYGLPAPDEERFAFLDKAYDMGERFWDTSDMYGDCEDLLGKWFAANPGKRDNIFLSTKFGIIPQKGSIKVDSSPEYCRQAIEKSLKRLGVPFVNLFYVHHLDKVTPIEKTVEAMVELKNAGKIQHLGLSECSADTLRRASAIHPIACVQMEYNPFTLEIEEPQRRFLETCRELGTAVVAYSPLGRGLLTGTIKSKEDIAKAGDMRTMLPRFSGESLDKNLATVAKINEIANSKGVTPAQLTLAWLLAQGDDIFGIPGTTTASRLSENLEAMSVNLTAEEERAIRDVAKDVTGPRIPDNFPGVNLFGDTPPLEA, from the exons ATGTCTCAAACCGTTCCTAAGATTGTCACTCGCGCCTTGGGCAAAAATGGCCCTCAAGTCTCTCgtctcggcctcggcctcatGGGCTTGAGTGGACACTATGGCCTGCCTGCACCAGATGAAGAGCGTTTTGCATTTCTCGACAAGGCGTACGATATGGGCGAGAGATTCTGGGACACTT CCGACATGTACGGCGACTGCGAGGATCTCCTCGGCAAGTGGTTCGCCGCCAACCCAGGAAAACGCGACAACATCTTTCTCTCCACCAAGTTTGGCATAATTCCCCAAAAGGGCAGCATCAAGGTCGACTCGTCTCCAGAATACTGTCGACAGGCCATCGAAAAATCTCTCAAACGCCTCGGAGTACCTTTTGTCAACCTCTTTTACGTTCATCACCTAGACAAGGTCACTCCTATCGAAAAGACAGTCGAAGCCATGGTCGAGCTCAAAAACGCCGGCAAGATCCAGCACCTTGGCCTGAGCGAATGCAGCGCCGATACTCTTCGCCGCGCTTCCGCCATTCATCCCATTGCCTGCGTCCAAATGGAGTACAACCCGTTTACTTTGGAGATTGAAGAACCTCAGCGCCGTTTCCTCGAGACTTGTCGAGAGCTAGGCACGGCCGTCGTTGCGTACAGCCCTCTCGGCAGAGGTCTTCTCACAGGAACCATCAAGTCGAAGGAGGATATCGCTAAAGCAGGTGATATGCGAACAATGTTGCCTCGATTCAGCGGCGAAAGCCTTGACAAGAACCTTGCCACCGTCGCAAAGATTAACGAAATCGCCAATAGCAAGGGCGTCACTCCCGCGCAGCTGACACTGGCCTGGCTCCTTGCGCAGGGTGATGACATTTTTGGCATTCCTGGCACAACCACGGCCAGCAGACTCTCTGAGAATCTGGAGGCAATGAGCGTCAACTTGACGGCGGAGGAAGAGCGAGCTATTCGTGACGTGGCAAAGGATGTTACTGGTCCTCGAATTCCCGATAACTTTCCAGGTGTAAATCTTTTTGGCGACACGCCACCGCTCGAGGCTTAA